The genomic DNA GTTTTTAAATGCACAGCTGTGTGTGTTCCACATTCAGCAGGAGTATCAAAAACACCCCTTCATTTGGAGCCTGTTCTGAAGGGCTTGCCTGCTTTGTATGAGGTCTTTGTATAATCGTTAGCAttggtataattattattctttgtTGGCTATGAGAACTGAGAGCTCTATTTTGATGGAAAGCATTCAGTGTGGAGACCTTGTTCAAATCATTCAATCAGGGGAAACCTTAAATGAAAGGTTAGTAAATACAGTTAGGTAAAATTACTTCAATTCTACAATTGCAATGGTATTTCTTGGCAGAAACATTATTTTTGATACATACAGAAATGCAGTTGCcatcaaagaaataaaaaagattaaCCATGATGCTTAGGAACAGTATATAATTACAAACATTTTGCTTTtttatgcccatggttttggaaaagGTTCTCCAATTagcttatagtcaggtgtccacaaacctaCACTATCAAATTACTCAAAAAAGGAAGTCTTTTTTGCTTTGTTTGGGCATGACACACATAAACGGATCTTTCTTGAGAAGAGCAGAGTCAgactttttgtttcttttcataAGGCAGGGCACCTTAACCAAAACCTTTAATGTCTTCCTAGTAATTATGACAAATTAGCCAACAATGGGCaaataatatgtttatttaagacATAAAGAATTAATCACTTGAGAAGACTGTATCTGCTATTAtgatttatacatttaatacgATTACACCACATTTTATAAGTAATTGGATGCAGAGGTTCTGAGCAATAACCTTTATCACCAATCTCCCCAAATGGGGGGTGGGGGGAGctgcatacatatacacatcaCATAGCCTTTAAACCAGAGAAATGTCAGAAGCGCAGAGAGGATGAGTGAAGGATAATAGGCCTCTCGATGTTTAGATAGAGAACAATGGCCTCTTTAGACAATCGCTGTATCGTGGCCTTTGGCGTAAATATTTTTGGCCTCACACAGGGGGACAGAGTGACATTCTCAAACGCCCCTTCAGTGCCACATCCAAAACTCCAACTGAATTAGCAATATCAGTATCGCCGAGGTGACAGCACTCCATCACCTATCACAAGACTGAAATGTGGGTTTAAAACTGATTCACTTACAAATGTGAGTGATGGGGAATTCTCAGCCTGCGCCAGGAACTGGTGTGTGAAGCGGGAATACTCCCTGACCATTTTTATGCAATgatatctttctttttttcatttatttgaagttacCACTTAATCCTAATTAGGACAGCAGTGGATCTGGAGACCTACATTTATTAATCAGATAAATAATGGATCAGCCCATCAATGAATGGACTAAtcagtcattttaaaataatttatgatAAGTAGCTGTTTTATCCTTCCTGAAAACACTTGGTGCTTACACAGGAATATACCCATTcacttacttacacacacagtagTAGATAGTCTACTATTTAGTCTTAAATTTAGAAtaaatttcattatttttaaacacattttacaaaTAATATGGCCAACAGgtcacagacataattggctatgtttaGGAAGGGAGGGGGTGCAAGGTCGCATGATGGATTCATGGATTCagtcctgttcagggtgtgttacttCATTGCGCCCAGTAATTTAGAAATCCAGAAACTGGACTCATCGCAACCCAACCAGAGGAGGAGTAAAACGTTtatggtgctggactagtaatcagaaggttgacaattcaagccccaccactgccaagttgccactgttgggcccctgaatatggctcttaaccctcaattgcttgcattgtatttagtcacaactgtaagtcgctttggataaaagtgtctgctaaatgccgttaATGTAAATGCTTTGCAATAGGACCAAAAATTATAGAGCCTAGTGTATATTTTGTCAGATTTGTTCTCAGTATTAAATTACAATATTTTGTACAATATTTTGTTGGAATACTAAACTCAGGACTAAACCTTTCTAATGctggttttatttaatgtatattcTTTATTAAACCATTCATAAAGCAAAGCACAAAAACAAGTACATTATTTTCAGGATCCTCATATCCTGCAGTTTGCTTTATATAATAAAGAACTTACCACTCTTTCTTATTCTGTCCTCCAGCACCTCTGTGTGTCCATGTGGAAGTTTCTTGGTGAAGGGCTGAGCAGAGCGCAGGAACATGGCCTCCACTGCCGAACCCTTAAGTAAAGCTATCTGATCTTCATGGTCCAGAGactggaaacctgttaatggaTTGCCAAAACTTTATTTAACttgttatttgcatgtaaaaCAAGTGCATAATATATTTGTTTCTTGATAAAGTTTAGAAATTATGGTTGTAGGTGCATTCTGACCTGGAATGTTTTTTGTGAACTCAACCAGAACCTGGACATGGCTTGTTGCCATCTCAGTCAGTAGGAGGAAGTTCTCCTCTTTACTGAACTGCTCCTGCAGCTGGAAATACAAGATACAAGAAGATATGTGACTTTGGCAAACTCATGTGAAAGGTTATGGTGTTTTGAGCTTATAGTATATCCTGTATAACTGTACCTTAGCAGTGACAGGTTGTTAATAGAGGAAAGGTTACATTAGCAgtaacatataaaaaaaaaaatcttggctACTTAAATTAGTCATTTACAATGTTATTTTGTAACTGAGATTTTAACACttacattttgttgtttttcttaaaaataagttggtattttatttatttcctttattaAAATTTAGCTAAATGGCATTTCATTGCATTTGGGGTAGATGGTTTATATCAAGCACATCCATTATTATCCATTATATTTGCTGTAATAACACTCCTATTTACCTGTGAGAAATGTACAATAATGCAGTTTGAAAGCAGGTAACTAGCCAATCTGCTATTAGGTACTTCAAGGGGACGTGATCATTTCCATGGATTGTAAAGATGTTTCTACTCTATTTTTTACTGAATACATACAAAACATAATTCTACACATTTATAAAACTTAAACCATATATTCAGACATACTGTAATAATGTTGCTAATACAATATTTGCTCATAAAAACATACCAGTTTCTTGGCCATGTCTGGAGGGATGCGATGTTTGTTGTATGCATCAAGGATATAAGTTAGTAAAGTTTGTTGCTCAGAGTTTAATTCCAACTTTTCCTGAaggaaagtaaataaaaagaagacTACTTTACTTAGGTCACAAAGAACTCTCTTTGGATCATAGGATCGACAAGAGGATTGACTACAGAGAAATAAGTTAAGCACATTTATTAAACTGACCACAAGATCAGGGATTGGCTTGGtctgaccctcctaattaaAACTTGGAACCCTTGACAAAGAGTTAAAACCACAGTTCAGGGTCATTGTTATGTAGCTAATGTATAAAGTTGACCTCGTCCCAACAATTATCACTGTATAATTCTCACTCTGCACATTATCAATCATTCATTAAATgaatattcattcatccattagTTTTCTTTGAAAAAGTCATCATGTGACGAGACAATTCATTTAGCTGAATATAAATGTGAAGCTGTTTTCCACCAGGCCATCAGGTTTAAGagtgtaaaaactgtagtgtAAAGTAAATATCATCATAATCCAGCTGCAAGCAGATACTCAAAAAATTaatcaaaaaatatttacactccgcacttacttttaatgtttttgttgtgGATGTAACTTGTTTAGCATCCCCACTGTCTCCCACTTCTGTATCATATTCCGTGTCATCCTCCTGTGAGGACTTTGGATTTTTTCTCAGTCTTTTTGACTTGCACTGAATCTCAGTTAGCAAACCTGGACACACATGGTACATATGTATTATTAAggaattattttacttttaaatgctTACTATAGAAGACCCCTGTAGAAGAAGTGTTACAAGCTAATAAATGctaacaaacaataaaataaataaaaaataccagTGATAATTATACAATTATATGTTTGCTGTTACTAATTATAGGATTTGAAACAAGGATGTGTTTAAACTAGCTTGATTATATTTGAATTTTTAAATTGTCATCAAGATTCAGGAAActgatttaataaaaaacagtgttttaaaatcCAAAGCATCTGCTGATTTTTTTGAACTTTTGAAACAGCACACCAGATCCACAAGACCGTAAATTACATGATGGACAGAATTCAGTAAGCAAGTCGGACAGATACTGTGGTTCCAGACCATGTAAGTATTTACTAGTCAGAAAAAGTCATTTATAATTAATGCTACATTTATAAGAAGTCCATGCAACTTATCTAAACTTTGACTAATGTGATTAAACTTCCTGGATCCGGAAGGCACAGCTTATTTAGACACACATCAAGGCATCAGACTAATCGTACATTCAGATCTCAGCGTTTGACATGGACCAGCATaaacaaaatagttaaaaacagaaagtaaaacagactgaaaaAAGCCTACTTTCTACTGCTAAAACCAAAAACTCAAACTGCTACAAACTCAATAGtagataataaaaattaatgacACAAATGGTTTACTAATGTTCTCATGTATTTAGCAAAGAATACTGTGCACATCCAGAGATGCTGGTAAACTATCAGCTTCCCTGTATAAGCTACTACATATGAGAACTGGAAACATGTTGCTGTTGATTCAATGCATTAATATaccctaataaaaataatacccTACACTAATATATTCTTAAATACTTTAATTAATGCTCAGATTCATGTTATGTAGGAAAAAATATTATTAGTGCTGAATTATTTAATTCTTTCACTTTTGTCTTTCGTAATGAATGACGCCCTGCGTCTGATTGGGAGTTGCTTTACGTCACAAGCTTGATGAATGGCTTTCTTTTTATTACTGATAAGTAAAAGGAAATGATTTGGTTTAGTGATAGTTTTATACTGTAATTTTACATTTGATACTAGTGAATTTCactacagatacacagacatacaaatACTTGACAGACCAGCTTGATTAGTAAAAACATCTTGGAAAAATTCCAGACTGGATTACTGTCAGACTGTGTGAATGAGTTCCAGTGGAAACAGgttgagcactgaattcaaacTACAtgcaatatttatataaatgtttgtGTATTATTTATGAGCAACATGAGCTGAGCATGGTCTGCTCTTCACTTTAGCTGACATGCACAGCAGCCTGCTTAATTGTGCTTTATCACAAGGACGTTCTTTAGCTCTACCTCTGCTTTTAACCACAGCACAGAACATTCAAACAGTCCTCAAGTTTCAACCACATAACAGCGTGTTCAGGATTGTATGAAATGCTGTCTCTGTTACTTTGTCAATATTAGCTTCTGAATCTATGCTAATCGCTATCTGTTTAATCTGAGCCAGTGCCCAGTCTGACTGTCAGTCACTGAGATGATAGTATAATTTATTATTCAGTGATATGAAAAGTGAGAAGTTGAGGTGTGCTGTGGATGAACTGTTATTAAAATTCAGCCTTCTAcaagtacattaaaaaaaaaagactggtTAAGTAAATTAGTACAAATATGTCACATGGCATGTGAACTTTACTcctaattatataataaatcagCATGACAAAGCAAggaccataaagacatgatttgacattccaattcatgctAAAGGTGTGGAGGAACACCAGCGGCCTCCAAATAACTCTGACCTagcatgaattggaatgtcaactATGAGCCAGGCCTTCCCACACACCagcagtgtctgacctcactagcttatggtcaggtgtccatgtaCAAGATTTACTGCATATTATACACAGAACCAACATAACCACTTGGCGTCTTCTTTATGACATACTACCTTACTTACTTTCTTTAAATTGCACTTGAGTTATTGGTGTTATTTATCCTCCCCAGAACTTattgtaacatttatttaagtaatGTTATTGGCTTTAAAGGAAAATGATGGAGTTGGACAGCAAAAATGGCCAGtcttaatcaataaataaacattatgtACATGATTAATGTAATCATTATTATCTTATGTatgaaaaaaaagtttgtgCCCCATATTGTACTCACATTCTGCAAGCATGCCCATCTCTTTGCACTTCCGGAGTCGACATTCCTGACACTTTCTGCGCATGTACATATCCATCTCACAGTTCCCACCACTCTTGCACTTATACACAGCATTCTTTGTTATACTTCTTCTGAAAAACCCTGCGAGCAACAGCAAACAATGGGACACATTATACACCTTTATTGAAACTTAAAGGTAATTTAGAGCTGTCAATAAACTtgatgtacaaaccccatttccgaaTAAGttgtgacattttgtaaaatgtaatgaagacAAATCTGTGTtctgttaattctcttgaatcttcatttaactgacaaaatatgtttttgttGAATaacatgattccctcacctgttacctgtGGAAtgctgtaacttaaatattctataaacgttttaatcttattttgtcttaacttttttggagtgtgttacaggcaACAAATTGTTGATgtctgtgtttctatttacaaaatacaatacagctggtcagtgaaaacattggaattttttacttttatacttttatcacttaaataaagtaaacaaaattAACATatgaaatcttttttttttggtattcTAGTTTTCTCTAACCTTGAAATTGCCCGTTTATGTAAGAGAATGTGTGACTgtgttgctctgtgatggattggtgtcctgtttatggtgtgtccagtgtttctgggtaaaGCTTGATCCAAAATAAGTTAGTTAAATGAATAAAGGAGTGAATCATTTTTACTGTTTGGAATACTCATCTAACCcagaataattaaaaacaacaaatagatGTCACCTCAACGTGACCTCGAAACGTTCCCTTTTTGGAAGAACATTACATGGTAAGCTACGCAGATGCTGTGACATGGATACTGCTCCATTCCTAGTTCCAGGCAGCAGTGCCCAGAAGCCCTATGCTTCTGGGACAAGTAATTACACATTCTAGCATGAACTGATGAACACAATGACACACATTAACATTGCATGGCATCACCAGGCTCTGGTTGCCTGTGGCATTATTCAGCAGAAAGCTGAGAGGGAACAAAATCTAGACTGGCGTGATGGAGCATTGAGCTGAGCCAAGCCACTAGGACTGAGCACATACAGGCCAGTGGCTCCGTGTACAGGTGGAATTACACTAGCAGTCATTCAGCCAACACGTTTCCAAAGAGCTAAATTTGGTTCATGGGGTTGCATGTCATATATTGCGCTGCAGCTGCAGGGACTATAATAAAGTGCTGTCTAGGTATACTAAGACAATGTTTTCCATTATAGGGATGTTGGAGGACAAGATTTGGAATGTCCTTCAAatccaaatgtaaaaaaatctaCACATGTATAGTACAATGAATTTCTTTTTCCATGtaccccagcttgtttgaaagctgtggtcagagcgcatggtcagccattgtacggcactccaggagcagacagggttaagggccttgctcaagggcccaacagtggtgacaTAGCAGAGCCTATTGAGAGtgattgatagctcaaagcactacccactaggctaccacagtccCAGTGGATGTACATAGGTTTTATGGTATACTAGTATGTGCCCTTATAACCTCTAGCAGGAGTCATTCTATACTATTTATTGTACTGGAACAGACACAGAATTAAGAGGGGCACAGCCAATCCTCTTTGCATGCCGATCAATCATAGGGTAAAACTGCATCTGGTAAAAAGCCAGATGTATCTACATTTTTACCTCTGACATACATGTTAAACACTAAAAATGTTAGAGACCAGTGTAATTAGTTACTGCCTGCAGTTTCTAATCTAATATACTGACATTGTCCATGTCATATGAGTGCCTGGCCACAACATCAATACTTCAAGCTTTTGGAAAGATGCTGGGGCATTATGGGAAGTGTAGTGCCTGTGAGTGAatttgtgttgatgtctggtatCTGAAAGCTTTATGGCTTTCTTATTGACCTTTGTACTGCCATAATTTTAGTGTGGCACAACAAAAGTGGGTCTCATGATACCCCTGCCCTCTAGAATggactaataaaacatttctgGCTGTCAGGTTGTCTCTTTAAACAGGCTCAAACTAGTCCAGAATGCACAACTCAGATGCAGACCACATAACCATAATAAACAAAGTCAttttaatgtatatttaaagCTATTAAATATCATTAATGAGACATTAACTGCTTCATGCTAAATAGGGTCTGTCAAAATTAGGACTGCAGGGCATGAATACACCCTGAATGGGGCACCAGAACAACTGAAGGTGAAGTCTTCAGCATCCTGGTGCTTTGCATACCCACAGTAGCTGCTTTAGCTCTTGCATATCTTACTGATCTCTTAAATAATATAGCCCAGTACATTGTTAGTAGTGTGGGCTTTCTGTTAATCCCTGATTTACTCTGCAGCTCAGCCAGGGAAAATTAAATGCAACATTAGGATGTGATTTGTAGTAATTATTACAGATTTATAGTTAATAAAATTGAAATGTTGGCCTTAAAATGAAATATGCTGTATAAATAATTAACCTAGCCAGTTACTAGTCTGTACAGCAAAATGAGTGCTCATTAGTCATAAACATCCACACATTCTAATAAAGGCCTTAAATTACAATCTTATCTGGGTTTCTAGGTAGCTTAAAAGAAAATCATATaactaattatataaaaattggTAGTTATAGCCAAAATGATGCTATAGCCATGTGTGGTTGTGTGAAAAGGATGGCGTATCTTCCATAGAGTGACTGATATGTGCAACGTGCAGTTTGTTAATATGACCAAAGAGAAGGGTGTAGAAAAGACAACAAAAGGAGAAAATGAggttgagaaaaaaaaaagcaagttTAAAGCATAGTTACAAACTGTGGTCTTCACCTTTACATCCTTCACACGTGAGAGCATTATAATGGTACCCTGAAGCTTTGTccccacacaccacacacagttCTTCCCCTTTGAACCGGCCCAAATTGGGAGCATGTCTGGGTCTCTTATAAACAGTGGGAATGACAGGAGATGGTTCCTTTATCTCTGTCTCATAACCCCCTTCCAGCGGACCTTTCCTCAGTTCCAACATTGTAGACGGCGAGCACCATTCCTCCACATTGTACTGTGGGTAATAGTGTTGATTGGAGTAATAGGATGGTGGGGACATGGATTGCTCCACTGTGGAGTACTGCATGCTGGGATAGCTGTTGAAGGGTAAGACCTCCTGGTCCTGTAGCAAAGGGCCACTCTGCTCTGCCAAAATATCTGAAAGAGGAGGACACAATGACAGGGATGAGACAAGCGGTCCGTTTACACGTGTCACGAAACTAGGAAGCTCAAGTTAACCGCATTGTGATAAACTCAGGGTATTAATGTGCCCTGTACCAAAACTGCAATTAGTAAAACTACAACAAACAGTAGCAGTGTTACCTGTTTATTCAACCGTAGTAACATGAGCACTGCTTCCTATTATAATAACCAAAATTTTGTATTTAACCAGATGATATATATTGCCTTAATGTTTAGTAAAATCTTCCTTAGTTCCCATTCTGTGGCTGATttactgatatactgtatataaagctGCTATACTGCCGTTCTCCTGTTAAATTTCTTGGTACAAACTTTTCCCAAAAGTTTGGGATGTTCTACTACCAACACCCCTGGACAGACACAAATCTTGTCAGAtgctttaatgttgtttttaatcttgttaatttttttatatatttgcgGGACACCCACTTCTAGGAACAGTAGCAGTGGGATTTTCTTTGTACACAGTTTGTGAAAACATATTGTAAAGTTTTGTCCTTCCATgtcttttaaatgattttgtaTCCCACCTGGAGTGAACTGATGCTCTACAAGCCAATAGTGATTGTCCCAttaatcatctgtgcctccatgccccatTTGCCGTACAAATTTCGaaaggcagaaggacatgattcctAAAACGAGCCATGCCGCCAATCTCCATGGCAGGTGTGCTTGTTAATATAGCTTTCTACATTTCTACAGATTTTATTATGTTGATAATTAGTTTAGACTTAATTTGTTATCTatttttgaaatatatcagatgACATTTTATGATTTCATGTTAAAATCCAAGTAGTTCCATGAGACCACATACATTTTTTGGgtctataaaatacaataagcCAATCCACTCTTTTAGAAAGCAAGTAAAATGTTCACACACTCAATATTTACGTCATATATTTTCACTCAAGAACAaagcaatattaaaaaaaatctatgttAAATGAAAATATTTGAATGTAACAAATGTTACCTAGCACATAATGTAATAGTTTCACCTTCAGACAGTTTTACCAACCTGAAGTCTTCATCTGCCCCATAAACATTTCAGCAGGACCCCAGTTGAGCGCCAATGATTAGCCCCTGAGCCAAAAACTGACCAGCTGCTGACAACATTTTCAATTCCCTTGTTTAAAGAAACGTTTTAGTCCTTCTTCACTACTGCTGAAAATGATTTTCCTTTTCATAAAACCTACTCACTCCAGGATGTCTTAAACCAAAGCTCTAGAGTGCCAAGGAGAGCAAAGGTTGCCAAAGTTGCTTATTAACCTGACAATCACATTTCTGTCTCTATCACAGATAGCTGGATAGTAATAAGCAAAGTTACTTTCACATACATCATTCAAAAACAGAACTTACTGATGTCGAGGctgatataaaaacaataagtgTAACATTTTGTCATAGTGTTTCTGCTATTCCTAATGCTGAGTACGTAGCTTTAGTCTACATTCTGTTGCTACTGCCAAATTTGCTGCCCaattattgtaaaaaataaaaagctgtgcAGGTGCACATGCTTACCAAAGAAATGCAATCCATCTGGCAGAGGAAACCCATCGTTGGGTGGGATCTGGAGAGGTCCCACCACATTGACATCAGATCCAACCCACTCATTCATCCAGAATTCTGTGTTGGCCCCAGATTATTCCTCAGTGCAGAATGGAATTGATTGATTAAGCCTAAAGAAAAAAGATCTGTCAGATAAGTGCATAATTAATTTCTGTACAAGGTCCAAGTGTAGTCATTttaatttaaccatttttttcatgaatcactgggcacaatgcagtaacatacACAGGATAAGACGTCAATCCAACGAGGGGCCTTGAGCACCcctcttagacatagccaatcataaatAGACCGCCTGATAGCACTGCTCtcaatttgaaccctggatcccagcatagtgggctagcataatttactgctcACACAATGCAATACTGAAATTGTCCCAGTCTTATAATTATAGTCATTCTCATTAGTGGAACAGTTTATGTAGAACTATTTGTTAGGTGAAAGGTTGAGTTTATGTTGGAACTGTCTTCATGAATACATTTTCAGTTTTCCAGTTGCCTGTTGTTTCAGGGAAAAGTGGATATGTATTTTACAACCTGCACCTAAAATATTCTATAAATGTTTAAGGATGTTTAAATCCAATCTAATGTTAGCAAGGTTCTGTAAAGTTCTTAGTATGGCACTTGAAACTGTTAATATGATAACATACAACTTTATTTACTGAAGCATCTGTTACAAATAATAACAGGAGAGCACTTGAAAAGAGGCTTACCTGCATGTCATGCATGTTCTTCTTTTAATATTTAGCCTATGTAAAATGTTTACGTACTTCTAGAAATAGAAGTATGTTACTTTTTACATGactttttatgttactttttaaaatgttgcTCTTTATCTTTGGTCTCTTTTTAAGATAACAGAAAGATCTGTGGTAAATGTTATTAGTTTTTAGATTTATACAGCATACCTGGTCAGCTTTTAGATATGTAAACCACATTAAACacttaaaacatgtttaaataagTTGTTTAAGAGTTAGAACATTGTTTGGGAATAATTCAAGTGTACAAGTGCAGATAAACCTTTGACTTTAATCATAATGGATTATTTAATGTTAATCTACATTTCAACCTGCTTCATGTTCATGACTTTTTGACCTCCCCCCTCCACTCCAGCAGTCACTAATTAGGCTTTAAAACTCACTAATGTACTCAAAGCAACTATGCTCACAAATCATCTCAGCACTATCAGAGTAATTTATCTTGGCAGGCAAAATAGCAATAAGAGCAAAATACAGCAataatagcaaaaaaataatattgtaaatattggTCACTAGTCTAGTTTAAGCTTCAATTTCTTgttaaaaatatgtggacattatgtatattatatatacttgCATATTTGTTACATTTTTATACAGCCATTTAAAACTTTCAACACTAGATTTCTATACAATCATAATGTATAGTTTACATCAtactattaaacacattttaagaatGACTTGAACTTGCTAAACAGGACAGATATGTTTATGCTTCCGCTACAGTATACTGCAAATCAAAGCTTACTCCAAAGCTGCCATATTACTTCAAAGCTGTCATATATCCCGTATTAACTGCTACTTTCTTATAAAGTTCAGTAATTTAGGCCATAAACATTGCTAAACCATAAACCACAGCaagatttaaaatgtacaatttaattaaaagcaCATGCAATGCATTTCCCACAGGTTAGAAATGACAGTGGTGCGATATACTAGCATATCAATGCAGTGGACTTTTTTGAAAGTATGTATTAAAGTTTCTTCTTACCTATGTTCAGCTTAAGTTAATCTCTCCAATCGGCTTCTTGCATTTACTTTAAAACTCTTTAAAA from Trichomycterus rosablanca isolate fTriRos1 chromosome 11, fTriRos1.hap1, whole genome shotgun sequence includes the following:
- the nr1h4 gene encoding bile acid receptor, with translation MNEWVGSDVNVVGPLQIPPNDGFPLPDGLHFFDILAEQSGPLLQDQEVLPFNSYPSMQYSTVEQSMSPPSYYSNQHYYPQYNVEEWCSPSTMLELRKGPLEGGYETEIKEPSPVIPTVYKRPRHAPNLGRFKGEELCVVCGDKASGYHYNALTCEGCKGFFRRSITKNAVYKCKSGGNCEMDMYMRRKCQECRLRKCKEMGMLAECLLTEIQCKSKRLRKNPKSSQEDDTEYDTEVGDSGDAKQVTSTTKTLKEKLELNSEQQTLLTYILDAYNKHRIPPDMAKKLLQEQFSKEENFLLLTEMATSHVQVLVEFTKNIPGFQSLDHEDQIALLKGSAVEAMFLRSAQPFTKKLPHGHTEVLEDRIRKSGISEEFITPMFNFYKSIGELLMMQEEHALLTAITILSPDRPYVKDQQAVERLQEAMLEVLWKFCKLNHPQEPQRFARLLGRLTELRTLHHYHAEMLESWRMSDHKFNPLLCEIWDVQ